Proteins encoded by one window of Thermococcus sp. Bubb.Bath:
- a CDS encoding ribosome biogenesis/translation initiation ATPase RLI, with product MSRIAVIDYDRCNPDKCGNFLCVRVCPVNRMGGEAIIIDEENYRPVIQEASCTGCGICVHKCPFGAITIVNLPEQLDEDCVHRYGINSFVLYRLPLVKEGMVVGVLGPNGTGKTTAVKILSGQLLPNLCGDNDSWDNVIKAFRGSELQNYFEKLRGEEIRPVVKPQYVDLIPKAVKGKVRDLLKKADDTGKFDEVVKELELEGILDREIGQLSGGELQLVAIAAALLRDAHFYFFDEPSSYLDIRQRLRVAEIIRKLADSGKNVLTVEHDLAVLDYLSDIIHVVYGKPGAYGIFSQPKSTRNGINEFLRGYLKDENVRFRPYEISFTKKSERKSQEGEILVQYPRLVKEYENGSFRLEVDGGELYIGEVVGIVGPNGIGKTTFVKMLAGVEKPTEGEVDWSLTVSYKPQYIKTDYEGTVFELLSKANASKLISSFYKSELLNPLGIPELYDRKVSELSGGELQRVAITACLLRDADIYLLDEPSAHLDSEQRLAVSKAIRSLMAKDEKTALIVEHDMMMIDYLSDRLIVFEGKPGMYGRALPPMGMRDGMNRFLAGVGITFRRDPDTGRPRANKEGSVKDREQKERGEYYYATA from the coding sequence ATGAGCAGGATAGCGGTCATCGATTACGACAGGTGCAACCCCGATAAGTGCGGTAACTTCCTCTGTGTTCGCGTCTGCCCCGTCAACAGAATGGGCGGCGAGGCGATAATCATAGACGAAGAGAACTATCGACCGGTGATTCAGGAGGCGAGCTGTACCGGTTGCGGAATCTGCGTCCACAAGTGTCCTTTCGGCGCGATAACGATAGTGAACCTCCCGGAGCAGCTTGATGAAGACTGCGTTCACCGCTACGGCATCAACTCCTTCGTCCTCTACCGGCTTCCCCTCGTCAAGGAGGGAATGGTGGTCGGCGTCCTCGGTCCGAACGGGACGGGTAAGACAACAGCGGTAAAGATTCTCTCCGGCCAGCTCCTTCCGAACCTCTGCGGAGATAACGATAGCTGGGACAACGTCATCAAGGCCTTCCGCGGCAGCGAGCTCCAGAACTACTTTGAGAAGCTCAGGGGGGAGGAGATAAGGCCGGTTGTGAAGCCGCAGTACGTCGATTTAATCCCCAAGGCCGTTAAGGGCAAAGTGAGAGACCTGCTCAAGAAGGCCGACGATACCGGAAAGTTCGATGAAGTTGTGAAAGAGCTTGAGCTTGAGGGAATCCTAGACAGGGAGATTGGGCAGCTCTCCGGCGGTGAACTCCAGCTCGTTGCCATAGCTGCCGCCCTCCTCCGCGATGCCCACTTCTACTTCTTCGACGAGCCCTCAAGCTACCTCGACATAAGGCAGAGGCTCAGAGTGGCGGAGATAATCAGAAAACTGGCCGACTCGGGAAAGAACGTCCTGACGGTGGAGCACGACCTGGCGGTTCTCGATTACCTCAGCGACATCATTCACGTCGTCTACGGCAAGCCCGGAGCCTACGGTATCTTTTCCCAGCCGAAGTCAACGAGAAACGGCATAAACGAGTTCCTCAGGGGCTACCTAAAGGATGAGAACGTCCGCTTCAGGCCCTATGAGATAAGCTTCACGAAGAAGAGCGAGAGGAAGAGCCAGGAAGGAGAGATCCTTGTCCAGTACCCGAGGCTCGTCAAGGAGTATGAAAACGGCTCGTTCAGGCTTGAGGTGGACGGCGGAGAGCTCTACATCGGCGAGGTCGTCGGCATCGTCGGGCCGAACGGTATTGGAAAGACCACCTTCGTGAAGATGCTCGCGGGTGTTGAGAAGCCGACGGAGGGAGAGGTGGACTGGTCGCTGACGGTCTCTTACAAACCGCAGTACATCAAGACAGACTACGAGGGAACGGTCTTCGAACTGCTGAGCAAGGCCAACGCCTCAAAGCTCATAAGCAGCTTCTACAAGAGCGAGCTCCTCAACCCGCTCGGCATTCCGGAACTATACGACAGGAAGGTGAGCGAGCTCTCCGGCGGTGAGCTCCAGCGCGTTGCCATAACCGCCTGTCTGCTCAGGGACGCTGACATATACCTCCTTGACGAGCCGTCGGCGCACCTCGACTCCGAGCAGCGGCTGGCCGTTTCGAAGGCAATCCGCTCTCTGATGGCGAAGGACGAGAAGACGGCGTTGATAGTCGAGCACGATATGATGATGATAGACTACCTCAGCGACCGCCTCATAGTCTTCGAGGGAAAACCTGGAATGTATGGAAGGGCCCTCCCGCCGATGGGAATGCGCGACGGCATGAACCGCTTCCTGGCGGGAGTGGGCATAACCTTCAGGCGCGACCCGGACACAGGGAGGCCGAGGGCCAACAAGGAGGGCTCGGTTAAGGACAGGGAGCAGAAGGAAAGGGGAGAGTACTACTACGCCACGGCATGA
- a CDS encoding rubrerythrin: MSGISYRAAEMERLGEIIDIVSRLDYRELLTYWTRQEMKKAEMYHFLHQLNGDVSWDERVSRLFGKLYEESLGQAEELVETFKKQFPYEKMAESGVPSIEVELSKEMLRELVYQGNFGELLEYLLGLEGLAIEVYSHLAENATDSNVKGLLLKLSQAGTEHYNKLKELRSTVLSEAGKNPIKLLEE; this comes from the coding sequence ATGTCGGGAATCAGTTACCGGGCCGCGGAGATGGAGAGGCTGGGAGAGATAATAGACATAGTCTCCCGCCTTGATTACAGGGAGCTTCTAACATACTGGACCAGGCAGGAGATGAAGAAGGCCGAAATGTACCACTTCCTCCACCAGTTGAACGGGGACGTCAGCTGGGATGAGAGGGTCTCCAGACTTTTTGGTAAACTCTACGAGGAGAGCCTTGGGCAGGCGGAGGAGCTAGTTGAAACCTTCAAAAAGCAGTTCCCCTATGAGAAAATGGCGGAATCAGGAGTTCCCTCAATTGAAGTTGAACTCTCAAAGGAGATGCTCAGAGAGTTAGTGTATCAAGGAAACTTCGGAGAACTTTTGGAGTATCTCCTTGGGCTTGAAGGACTTGCCATTGAGGTCTACTCTCACCTTGCAGAAAATGCAACCGATTCAAACGTGAAGGGACTTTTATTGAAGCTCTCACAAGCTGGCACCGAGCACTACAATAAATTAAAGGAACTTCGATCAACCGTTTTGAGTGAGGCAGGTAAAAACCCAATAAAACTGCTGGAGGAGTAA
- a CDS encoding AIR synthase family protein encodes MLPAGKIPPETLKKLLKHLGTDNTLVIVGPGTGIDFGAVDFGDRILIASTDPITGAVEDIGFYAVHVNANDVALSGARPRWFLVTLLLPKGSDEGLPERIMRDIDREAKKLGIAIIGGHTEVTPGLDRPIVVGTMLGEVEKEKLVRPDGARPGDTIIMTKWAGLEGTSIIAREKRGELTNAFGEDFVERAASLMEYLSIVPEAMMAAEFGVNAMHDPTEGGVTNGLHEMADSAGLGLRVYPEKIPIREETKTICDFYGLNPLALVSSGTLLIAVKRDHTKVLVERFMAKGINAAIIGEFLAENKRIAITRGDEVPFPRPETDELWKMF; translated from the coding sequence ATGCTCCCCGCCGGGAAAATACCGCCTGAAACCCTGAAAAAACTCCTAAAACACCTGGGAACTGACAATACGCTGGTCATCGTAGGGCCCGGAACCGGCATCGACTTCGGGGCCGTAGATTTTGGAGACAGAATTCTCATTGCCTCGACCGACCCCATAACCGGGGCAGTTGAAGACATCGGGTTTTACGCGGTCCACGTCAACGCGAACGACGTTGCCCTCTCAGGCGCACGGCCAAGATGGTTCCTGGTAACGTTGCTCCTCCCCAAAGGTTCCGACGAAGGACTTCCTGAGAGGATAATGCGAGATATTGACCGGGAGGCAAAGAAGCTCGGTATCGCCATCATCGGCGGCCACACGGAGGTAACTCCAGGCCTCGACAGGCCGATAGTGGTTGGAACGATGCTCGGTGAGGTCGAGAAAGAAAAGCTCGTCAGGCCCGATGGAGCGAGACCCGGGGACACTATAATAATGACGAAGTGGGCCGGCCTTGAGGGGACTTCAATAATAGCACGGGAGAAAAGGGGGGAACTGACAAACGCCTTCGGGGAGGACTTCGTTGAGAGGGCCGCCTCCCTCATGGAGTACCTCAGCATCGTCCCCGAGGCAATGATGGCGGCTGAGTTTGGTGTTAATGCAATGCACGACCCAACGGAGGGGGGAGTTACCAACGGACTCCACGAGATGGCGGATTCAGCGGGCTTGGGCTTAAGGGTTTACCCGGAGAAAATCCCAATTAGGGAGGAAACAAAGACCATCTGCGATTTTTACGGCTTAAACCCACTCGCCCTCGTTAGTTCTGGCACGCTCCTTATAGCAGTAAAAAGAGACCACACGAAGGTTCTTGTGGAGCGTTTCATGGCGAAGGGAATCAACGCGGCCATTATAGGAGAGTTCCTGGCCGAAAACAAGAGGATCGCGATAACACGGGGCGATGAAGTGCCTTTCCCAAGACCGGAGACTGACGAGCTGTGGAAGATGTTTTAA
- a CDS encoding type I restriction enzyme HsdR N-terminal domain-containing protein, with the protein MSQGVRDLSSIAASIMRVLKKVNAHRKLYESNEEAVKQHLIGEIMSALGWEWDNPEVVRPEWRTDEGRADYAIILGGETIAYLEAKNLGVNIMKREEPLRQLAKYCFSTGVKYGILTNGAMWIVVKAFEVGSSLRERILVSVNLLNEPPMKAALKLSLIEKSKIMDIERVSSLLKALELSFMGLVKEGYPMEALFEYLKIDKGKRIVPVYLLEGHENPKAAYVYDNGWKLLPLPERTMKGVLLSVLLYMGKKTFGDEKKEIMAAYEQLKRIPLEQKKAREILVKLEEEEKLNISVEL; encoded by the coding sequence AGCTCTATGAGAGCAACGAGGAGGCAGTAAAGCAGCATTTGATTGGGGAGATAATGAGTGCCCTTGGATGGGAGTGGGACAACCCTGAGGTAGTGCGGCCGGAGTGGAGGACGGACGAGGGAAGGGCTGACTATGCTATAATCCTCGGCGGGGAGACGATAGCTTACTTGGAGGCAAAGAACCTTGGCGTCAACATAATGAAGAGGGAGGAGCCGCTCCGTCAGCTGGCAAAGTACTGCTTCAGTACGGGGGTTAAATACGGCATCCTGACGAACGGAGCCATGTGGATCGTGGTCAAGGCCTTTGAGGTCGGTTCCAGCCTTAGAGAACGGATCCTGGTCTCTGTCAACCTTCTGAACGAGCCCCCGATGAAGGCGGCGTTGAAGCTGTCCCTCATAGAGAAGTCCAAGATAATGGATATAGAGCGCGTTTCTTCTCTCCTCAAGGCCCTCGAACTCAGCTTCATGGGGCTCGTAAAGGAAGGTTACCCAATGGAGGCCCTCTTCGAATACCTCAAAATAGACAAGGGCAAGAGAATAGTGCCGGTTTATCTCCTTGAGGGGCACGAGAACCCCAAAGCGGCGTACGTCTACGACAACGGTTGGAAGTTGCTGCCTCTGCCTGAGAGGACGATGAAGGGTGTTCTCCTCTCGGTTCTGCTCTACATGGGCAAGAAGACCTTTGGGGATGAGAAGAAGGAGATAATGGCGGCCTACGAGCAGCTCAAGAGAATCCCGCTTGAACAGAAGAAGGCCCGCGAGATACTTGTCAAGCTGGAGGAAGAGGAAAAGCTCAACATATCAGTGGAGTTATGA